A stretch of DNA from Cryptomeria japonica chromosome 4, Sugi_1.0, whole genome shotgun sequence:
GGAGATTCATGTTTAAATCTTCAAATACAAAGATAAAATCAAGATAAGTAAAAATTTTAAGTCATGGTGATTGAAAAGGTAGATACCTATGTCTAACTTCTTTctcataaaaataattaaaaatattgataatttttttaatgaaatgcatctttataataatatttaaaattattaataatttttttaataagataCATCTCTACATTAATATTTGAAAATGACATTGAAAAAGAATGAATTTTTCATTGAGTGATCCTATTTCATCATTTATtacatattaatttatttatttttaatttaaaagatatcaaattaaaatattattatattttaatcttaagaaTTAATCCTTATCTTTAAGGAAATTTGTCTTATGATTAACCTTGGAAATGAATTTGTAAAATTTGTGATATTAATCAAATGATTCAATGGCTATAATAACAATGTTATGACACTATTATGAATATTCTTATCAATCTTAAACttttattgattaaaaaaaagtgaatattaaaattttcaaatatagGATGATCAACCACAAATTGTTTACaagaattttaagatataataCAAATTATCTTAATTCATTTTCTTCCCTCAAGTCATTAATAGATTTCTTTATGGTATTGGTTCTTGAACTAGCTATAATTGAATCAGAGAGCATACATGTTGAGGTTGGTGGGTGTAAGTATTACATTGTGACACACTTATTATTTATAAAATgtcatatttaatttattattgttgtgtattaaagtttgttttaatttgattatttataGTTAATGCaagtatatttaattatatataaatatttgtaGTTATTGTTAATATTGGGTATGAGAGTCATCTTGTAATGATGAAAGATTAATAATTCATTGTGTTAATCAGGGCAATCCCCACCTTAATTACGAGGTGAAGCTACCCTCTATGAGAGTTTGGGGTCAATTGTAACATCCTAATCAAGGATTTGGAGGCACAACTACCCACTTCCATCCCACCTCACCCTAACTAGGAGGTGAAGATTCCCTCCATGAGGGTTTGGGGTCAATTGTAACATCCCGATAGAGGATTTGGGGGCACAACAATCCACTTCCATCCCTCTCAATCGAATATCAATAATGAATTATATTGATGTAATCTTGTCCTTAAGATTAATACAACCTTGGTATCTTCTAGTTGGTGAATGTTTAACCCAAAAGGGTTTCCCCATATATATTTGTTACAATATTGTTTGCATTTTATGAATTTTTAATTTGTTATATTGTTTTTCCATTATTTCATTTATAAATTTATTTGACTAAATATCATCTTAATAAGGTTTAAACAATATATTATTCATTATTTACATTGTGTCATTTACCCTATTTTTCAACTATACTTTTGTCTTCACATTTTGTAAttaaaataaattctattttcttcTAACCTATTCTACTTATAATTAAATTGATATATAAATATACCTAACTTATTAATTCAAACAACAATCATTAGCTTTTAATTTGCATTCAATCTTTAATAACGTCTACCACCTTTTACAAACCACTAGGAATGTTGTCCTTCTTGTTGTCAATATTTCTACCAATAGAATCTTTGAAACTTGTAGACAAATAGGTGTTTAAACATATTTAGAGATTAAAATGCTTTTTGTTCTCCAATCTAATTTGTCTTTTAAAGTTTTCATTCTAGCATCTACTTTACACTATATTTCAAATCACAAACCTCACTTGTGTACTATAAGAATCTTTTCAAATCTAAGAAAGCAGGTCTATGGCATGTCAAAGAAATTTGAGGAGATCCCCTATAGGTAGATAGTCTCTCATTCATTGATTTCATATTCTACAATAAAATGAAGGTTAATTAGAACTTCTAATATATCTAAATTATCCTTTACATACTTGACATATTAATGAATTGGATGAAAATTGGTAGTGCCACTTATTTATGAAAAGTTAAGTTATAATTGATAATGCTCTATAAGTTTAGTTATTAAATTCTATATTAGTTTGTAAACTTTTACTAAATTATAAAACAAGTTGATATCTTCACTTACACTTTGCTTAGTTATCTATCCATATATGATAATATAGAAAATTACATGTTGATTCCAAATTttataatacttgtcaaaaatttcATTGAAAAAACTAATTAAATATCTTCACTTCCCCAATATTTaactataaaatatatatatattaaaatgaaaaagaaaatcatTAGACTAATGATGAAGAGTCTAATGTCGTATATGAAGTGTTATTAAACACAAGATGACCGTAAGGATGACAATATTATGAAGAGGGACTCCAAGTAAACAGTTCAATTTGGTCTTTAAAGAGTAGTAATAGTATTGATGTTTTAATGTTTCTGAAATATATAATATTAGAATTTAATTAATGTTAGTGATGACCTCATTATATCATTCAATTCAATCATTCTGTATTGGGTGAATAATCTTGTATAGCCTCTAATGGAAATAAATCTTCTTGTCTATTAAGATAAAGGCTAGAGAAAATATGAATAGTTGAAATAATCGATCAAGATTTTAGACTCCACAAAAATCCAGTATATTCATTATAAACCCTAAAAAAATCTTCAATCAGTTAATTTCAGGTTATCGATACTGAATCTTTTTTACAAGTTAAATTTTTTAATGGAGTTTACCAGAAATTAACAATTGAAGTGTCTATCACTCTTGTTATCGATTTTTCTGGATTCAACTGTATAGATATTTTTATGTCTAACGTTTTAGATCAAATTCTGTGTAGATATTTGTATGCCCATGTTTTGGATTAAATTCTCGATACATATTTTTATGCTTAACATTTGAAATCAAACTCTATAATCCATCATCAGAAAATGAAAACATTAGAAAAGCCAATCAATATTAATGCATAGCCTGCTGTATTAATAAGATTTATAAAAAGAGATTCATTCACTGAAATAATATGGCAATACAATGATCATATTGTCTTACTGGTTGATCACTAGGTTAAGAGCcataagaaataaagaaagaacaaACAACTCCAGGAACATCTGaattttaattttgtcatttttttcaAGGGTCATTTAAAATGTTCAGTAATACAATCCTTCTCTTCCTATGGGGCAGATTTCTGCCTGCATAAGGAATGATGGATATATCCATGTTGTACTGATATCAAAGCACTCTATCTCATGTTCAGGAGGACTAGACCACAATGATATCAGTACAGAAAGGACTTGTTAAAAGCAATACATAGCTACTGgtaactattattattattatcatgaaGAGGAATTGGAAACTAATTTGTAGTGCAGTGAACTACAAAGTTATAACATGAAATGAAATGtatcagaagaagaagaagaagatggtatCAATGTATACCAAACATATGATGTATTTGTTCATCTATCTATAGGTACCTCCCAGAGAAGGTGACCAGTAATCTGCACCATTGTCATTAGCCACATGCAACGTGCAAGATATAGGAACAAGGCACAATCCCCGACTCCTCAAATCCTGCCTTGCTTCATTGCTGTCCTTCTGCTCAGAAGATCCCCAGCCTTTCTGATCCTGCCCATAAAAAAAGTAAGGGCATGAATATAGACTTAACCTAATATAATACTTTCATTCCACTATAGATTTCTCCCATACCCACAAATGAATATAATACATATGACTATTGATTCTTGCTAGATATTACAGAATTTTATACCCCTTGTGCTGTGCTGCTACATCCAGTCTTCATGTATGGCATACTCAGAGCCTGCagtgacaaagacaaagaagaaaTGTATTAGAAACTCTTCTGACACTGAGATTGTTCTGATTATTCTTCATGCTCTTTGGGAAGAAAAACATATTTTAATACCCGGACTTGCTCTTGAAGAAATTTAATATAGCCAATGGCTTCCAGTAGCACAGATGCAGTGTCAGTCTGCAATATACCCATCACAGTAttcaataaccaaaaaaaaaaaaaaactggtgGTTTTTCAAAGACTGCAACCTGActgaaatgtttttttatatttcttCAAGGGACCCATTTGGGTCATAGCTATAATTAGCAATGTATTGGGTCATAATAGGAATACCTTTCCAAAGGGAGATACTAGCTGTTGTAAAGCTGTGATTCTATCTCCCAGTTTTTCCTTTCGGACCTACAATcagaaaaaagaaaataattagAGTACATAATAATATTTTCAACTGTCTGTCAAAGTTCCTTTTGCCAAAGGATGAATATGGTGAGGGGCTAATTATTGATTGTGGAGTTAAGTAAAATATTTTGATGGAAAACATCATTAGAAAAATTGCAAGAACAGACAGAAGAAACATGAATTTTCTCGTGTTCATTTGTAGGTTAAGAAGAATTTTCGTATTTGCTAACCTTGAATGTGGTAAGTGAGGAATTAGCCTCTAGACGAGGCCTTTTGAAAACTGCATCTGATGTGCTTTCATGGCTTGCACTGCTGCTTCTCTTCTGCTCAGGGCTTGAATCTGAAGTACCATGGAGAgactaaaccaaaaaaaaaaacacaaaaataaaaaattatgcatatatataaataccATTCAAGAAAATACTCAAGAAAATTATTCCCTGAGAGTTCAAGAGGCTGTAAAATGAATGAGGAATCATGGCAGGCTCACCATGGCTCTACTCTGATGGCTGTTTTGAAGTTTCGGTTTTCCTTCCAAGTAACCAGAGTGTGGTCTGTGAAGCCTGATTTCTGTTGGCTTGGAGTTGAGAAAATCCATTACAGGCATGCTCAAGCAGTTGTTGCTACCAAAAGTGAGAAGACCAGAAGAAAGCTTTGACGACATAGGAGGAAGAAATGCATGGGCTGCATGGATATTATAGTCATGATGCATAGGCCCAAGATGGTGGGATTTGAAGATTGTCTTGTTCCCATGAGAATCCAGCATGTTGGGTAGTCCTGATTCATTGATTTTGTAAGAGTCTGATGGCCCAAATCCTTGTAAGAATGTGGTAGAAGAATTGGAAGTGCTGTAACTGGGCATGGAAATGTATTCTTCCTTAACATTACTAGGTTGATACGGAGGCAAAATTGACATGTCTATCCCAGGGTGTGTGTATGAGCTTGGAGACATTGACCAACTTCCCATATCTGATATAGTACAGCTGTTATGCAGCCTGTCATCAAGAAGTTGTAAGTTGTAATTAGGGAGAGCTGGGATGTGCTGCTTTCCTgctatgttgttagataaattcagACTATCATCTGGTTGAAAATTAGAACTTAGTTGGCTCCTCATCTCCCAAGGACCATGACCagacatttcttctattttcttgaGATGATTTTGATCACACTCCTGATTCAATAGCTGCTGCTCATCCTGCCTCAAGGGCCTTGAATTACACAGTACTTCATTCATATGTGGAGCAAAGTTGTTCTGCATATTTTGATCATTGCCTGCACCATCCCTGCATGAAAACTTACCATGATCAGAATCAGACATGTTCTAAAGTCTACCACAAATCcctaatcttcttcttcttccaaataaaaaatagaaccctcacaaaagaaggaaagaAATTGTATTACTATACTAGTCCTAACCAGAATCTTATTCAGAAGACAAAGGCTAACAAGCTAGCTTCTAGGGCCTAGAACTGTAATTTCTTTTACACTTTCTAAAGGCCTTCCATGCTTTCCTGCAAGACCCACTAGAGGACCATAAAGTGAAGATGCCAAAATCATGTATGAGCTCTGAATCAAGATATATTAGCCCAATAACACCTCTTTTTCTAGGTCAAGACTCTTACATGAGAAAATCTTGGCTCCAGACCTGGCTATCTGGGACTCCACCAAAAGAACCCATCTGTACACTAGAATCTAGCAAAGAGCCTGGATGATCTACAAGTTCCTGGTGACCCAAGTTATTAGATTCCATTTTGTATAGAAATCTATCTGTACTATACCAAAGTCTTCCTCTCCTGATTAACTAAATAGCTTACACAACCATTCACTGTAATATTGCCCCTACATACAGACCAGATTCTTCACCTTTATCCTCCTCTTCTCTCTTCCCACAGACCTTAGATCACCCTTTGCTGATCAGGGTCCTTAAATGCTTGACTTTCTTTTATACTTGCCTCCTATGGACCTTAAGACAGGAttaaggaatgaatgaatgaatgacttgCTGGGTCTACCTACTTCTAGTCTTTGGATTCTTATATGGGGAAGGGAGGGCTGGATTCGTCATGTTCGATGATTAGATCTATAGACTCGTATTCTCTGTCATCTTACTCTGCTTGATGACAAGTGTATGATGGGGATGATGCTCTCATCTATACTTTGCATACCCATattaatataatttgaagaatAGTTATAATAGTTACAGTAACTTGTTGATGAGAATCAGTCCTGTCATATTAAACAGTTATCACattctcaatgatgataactaGTGGCCAACAAGTGAACCCCAGCAGGATATATCGTAGTCCTTTCTACAGTGGAAAGGAATACAGATGGTGATCACTCAAGTCTACAAATACATGTCTATAACAACCCTACTTTGGTCTCAACTTTTTGCAATATAATATTATAAGACTATACCCTTTGTATCTGCCACTCGTGGTCCATgacaatgaaaaaaaaggtggtaaGAGAAAGAAAGACAGTTTGACACATTACCTTTATATAATTCTATAGGGGATAGTGCACAGGATGAttaatttatgttttgattttcaCAATGCTTAGCTATTCAAGGAAATGGCAAGTTAGATTAAGATTGGGATTTGATTTTTATATTTCTTAGCTATGAaggaaatagaaaattagatgaatatgGAGAGATTCTAATTGTGTTCAATCATAAAAGATTAGATTGAAAAACTTTTTGACAAATTTATTATTCTTACAATCTTTAGGTCTTATAATTTTGATTCTAGATTACAATTTATAAGAAATATGTTTATAAAAGAAATTCATATttgattgattattttttatttctaatatCTCATTTCAATAGAAAGAAGTCTATCGACCAAGTACCAACTTCTAAGTTCATATTGtagattctttttcttttttaagggGAGACTAGAACTTCTAATCCCATGCCTATCATAGGAAGACATGACAAACCTAGTGACACCCATGACCTCGCATCTTTTTTATGGCCTTaattattttgatgtttataaaTCCTTCACCAATTGTTTATGGAATATACTTTTTATTGTtgtatttgttttatgttttatattttcctTGAAATGTATTCCTATTTATCCTCTATATAttatattcttttaatttccataaaTCAATTTTGATCTTTTCTAAACattaatagataaataaaataaaattaaatattgatttatatAAAATCTAAGTTCACAGTCTAGATTCACAAGAAATGACAAACCTAGCAACACCCATGACCTTTGTCAATCACACATTTTTTACCACCTCAAACGTTATGAATTTTATATTAAACCTTCATCAATTGTTTATGGAATATACTTTTTACTGTTGGAGTTCTCTTATAttttatctttcttgatatgtATTGTTACTTATCATCTATATATTATATCTTTTTTAAATctataaatcaatttaatttttttcatattaGTAGATAAATCAGATCAAAATAAAGATGTGTAGGTGTTATGTTGTACTAATAGTCCTATTTTGTAATGCTTTAGAGGAATACTATGATAGTAGGTATAGTTGTTGTCTAGTATTTCCAATCCAAGGTTATCCATTTTTGTGTTATTGGAGATTACACATAATGAATATAGACCCTCTAGCTTAGTTGTGAACATGTTAATATAAGATATAATCCCTTAATTACTATTTAGAGATTagtaaaatcaaattaaatattattttatataaaatctAATATACAAACTTAATTATAAatgattattaaataattttatctaattaaaataactaataaataattattttattattatttaaatcgtataaatttaattttcaattaatttgaTAATTACTTAAAAATTTGTGATATAAATTTacacaaatataaatgatgattaaattgaACCATAAACTCTTAACCATTTATTCAATACATATGATATAAAATTAGATctaataattttattaatcaatCTTTGCAGTTTGGAAACTATCCTACTAAATTTGCACCTAATAGTTTTATATGAAAGAGGATTAAACATTTTCATAGGAAGAAAATATTCTAGAGTTAAATAAAATAGTAGTTGTCACTAGAATCCATTACTTTATGCTTATCAATTTTGGAGAAGTAAATACGGGTTGAGGATATCAACGAGAAATAATTTCATAGAGAAGCCTATATATTTTAAAGAGATTAATATTAATGTTAGTTTTCTTGATTGAAAATGCTTTTAAGagtattataaattataaaaataaaacta
This window harbors:
- the LOC131065317 gene encoding transcription factor bHLH68 isoform X2, with translation MESNNLGHQELVDHPGSLLDSSVQMGSFGGVPDSQVWSQDFLMDGAGNDQNMQNNFAPHMNEVLCNSRPLRQDEQQLLNQECDQNHLKKIEEMSGHGPWEMRSQLSSNFQPDDSLNLSNNIAGKQHIPALPNYNLQLLDDRLHNSCTISDMGSWSMSPSSYTHPGIDMSILPPYQPSNVKEEYISMPSYSTSNSSTTFLQGFGPSDSYKINESGLPNMLDSHGNKTIFKSHHLGPMHHDYNIHAAHAFLPPMSSKLSSGLLTFGSNNCLSMPVMDFLNSKPTEIRLHRPHSGYLEGKPKLQNSHQSRAMSLHGTSDSSPEQKRSSSASHESTSDAVFKRPRLEANSSLTTFKVRKEKLGDRITALQQLVSPFGKTDTASVLLEAIGYIKFLQEQVRALSMPYMKTGCSSTAQGKGWGSSEQKDSNEARQDLRSRGLCLVPISCTLHVANDNGADYWSPSLGGTYR
- the LOC131065317 gene encoding transcription factor bHLH68 isoform X1; the protein is MESNNLGHQELVDHPGSLLDSSVQMGSFGGVPDSQVWSQDFLMDGAGNDQNMQNNFAPHMNEVLCNSRPLRQDEQQLLNQECDQNHLKKIEEMSGHGPWEMRSQLSSNFQPDDSLNLSNNIAGKQHIPALPNYNLQLLDDRLHNSCTISDMGSWSMSPSSYTHPGIDMSILPPYQPSNVKEEYISMPSYSTSNSSTTFLQGFGPSDSYKINESGLPNMLDSHGNKTIFKSHHLGPMHHDYNIHAAHAFLPPMSSKLSSGLLTFGSNNCLSMPVMDFLNSKPTEIRLHRPHSGYLEGKPKLQNSHQSRAMSLHGTSDSSPEQKRSSSASHESTSDAVFKRPRLEANSSLTTFKVRKEKLGDRITALQQLVSPFGKTDTASVLLEAIGYIKFLQEQVRALSMPYMKTGCSSTAQGDQKGWGSSEQKDSNEARQDLRSRGLCLVPISCTLHVANDNGADYWSPSLGGTYR
- the LOC131065317 gene encoding transcription factor bHLH68 isoform X3: MQNNFAPHMNEVLCNSRPLRQDEQQLLNQECDQNHLKKIEEMSGHGPWEMRSQLSSNFQPDDSLNLSNNIAGKQHIPALPNYNLQLLDDRLHNSCTISDMGSWSMSPSSYTHPGIDMSILPPYQPSNVKEEYISMPSYSTSNSSTTFLQGFGPSDSYKINESGLPNMLDSHGNKTIFKSHHLGPMHHDYNIHAAHAFLPPMSSKLSSGLLTFGSNNCLSMPVMDFLNSKPTEIRLHRPHSGYLEGKPKLQNSHQSRAMSLHGTSDSSPEQKRSSSASHESTSDAVFKRPRLEANSSLTTFKVRKEKLGDRITALQQLVSPFGKTDTASVLLEAIGYIKFLQEQVRALSMPYMKTGCSSTAQGDQKGWGSSEQKDSNEARQDLRSRGLCLVPISCTLHVANDNGADYWSPSLGGTYR